The genomic DNA ATAGAGAAATATGAATATGCGGGCTGGAATAATAGTAATTTGCGGTCGGGAATGATAATAATTTGCGGTCGGGAATGATAATAATCTGCGGGAGGGATTAATAAAAATCTTCGGGGGGGAATAATGATAATTTGCAGGCGGGAATATGAAGGCCGccgaataattatttttaatgcatttctaatgggaaaaataatcataatcgGGGGGTTCACTGTGGCTTTCCATAGATTATGTCAGGTTTTTCTTGGGACTTTTTTTGAATTGGTCTTGGAGTACGGTATTTGTTATACACTATTTACTAGTTGACTTTTTGTTGTATTCATAATGCCTGTTTTTGTTGCTGTTATTTGTATAAATTGGTATTTGGTATTCATGGCAaatctttgataattatttatttttcatgactCATGGCTGGATAAGAGCTTGCcattacaaatgtacttgtCTGCTAGAGTCTgtatgtttacatttaaatgacattttgttttttttgtttttttgtttgtttgtttatgagtTCCTATCTCATTCGAACCAAACATCTCTTTGTATTCATCATAATTGTACTGCATCAAACATTGAATTTAAAACATGCAATCTTACtacagaaaaaacaaacaatttcaatgtTCTTAATaaggtaaaagaaaaaaatacgaacaaaacattttcatagtATTCAATTCAAATACAGAAAGAGAggcaataattttattttttattgtattgcagATTTACATTTATCTAGCAAAGAAAATGTAGAAACAggaccatataaaaaagaaaattgcacAAACTTTTTAAACATCTTCACAAGGTAAATTTTATGTTTGCCACCtgtcatgaataaaaataaatttctacAAATTGCAATTAACCAATGTACATTGAAAATGACTATTAACTCGCTGATTTGCCTGATGCGTTAAACGCTATATCAGAAAATACgtgaaaatattcattatttgcACTATACAGTCTAATCCTGTATCTTATTCCTGCTCTGTGATATGCAAACTTTTTCTGTATACAGCATGGGCACTTTTCCACCAATTATCGTTCCATACAAAGGACATTCATTTTCCAATTGACGATTTTTGTAACCTAAAAGTAATTTCACAATATCTTCATGTCCCTTTTTAGTAGCAGTATCTAAAgctgactttttaaaaatagtttttacaATATCTTCTACTGTTTCCATTTCATAACACCAATGATTAAGCTTATGATGTAAAAGTAACTTTACAATTTCCGTATTGCCATAACTAGAAGCAACATAAAGTGGAGATTCATAATGTTGATTGCAAAAATGAGGATTGCTTCCATAATCCAATAATATTCGAACTACTTCTTCATGTCCTTTAGCTGATGCAATCAGCAATGCAGTGTGTCCTTCAAAATTAATGTTTGGATCACACTTGTGGTCTAGCAATGCTCTGACTATTTCTGTATGACCAAGCTTTGATGCTATATATATTGGAGGAAATTCTGCCGAATTTCCTCGTACACTTATTTCTTTCGTTTTTTCGCCGAAGAGGATATTTGCCATTCCTCCCCTCAAATCTGGATCTACTGTTTTACGGTCATGGTCATGGAATTCACAAAGTTTTAATGCATTCCATGATATGTGTGTTGCTGATTGGACATCCGGATCACACTTGTTCTTCagtaataattttacaatttctaCATCGCCTTTGGTAGTAGCGATATAAAGGGGGGTCTCACTTTTATCGTTGAATAAACCAGGATTACATCCTTTAGACAATAGTAACTCAACAACCTTTTTACTGCCATATGAAGTGGCAACGTGAAGAGGTGTTTCTCTGCGATTATTACAGACAttaatatcaaaacaattgGCTAGCAATAATTGAGCTGTTTCTATTCTATCATATTGCGCTGCCATATGTAATGGTGATTGATCATATTTATTGCCTAAATTTAGATCGGCACCATTTTGTAAAAACAGTTTTACAATTTCTACATTATCATTTTTAGATGCTAAATAAAGCGGTGACTCACCAAATCTATTGCACCTATTTGGATTAAAATTATACTGTAATAATAATTTGGCAGATTTTTCAAGTCCTTTCAATGCAGCCGTACATAAAAGCTGATCATCTGACTTATGAATATAGTGGAAATCTTTTTCcaacaacatctttaaaatgtttacattttctaAACACATGATCAGAGGGGAATTTTCATCTTGACAAAAATATCTTGCATTGATTTTGTCTCTCAACAGTAGTGAAACAACGTCTTCATCTTCGTATGATATAGCaattaaaaatgacaatttgtACTCTCTTAAAATATCATCACAGCTATTCACATTCCACTTGtgcaataataataaagatacaACATCAACTTTAATATTACCACCTCTGAAATATTCTGCtatgtaaaaagtatttttatcattaaaaagttcaacaaaacaattaaaaatccttacGTGAAACTTATGCAAAACGATGCTTAACGTTGACTTGGTATATTTATTACAGGTATCTGAGCAGCAAATGGGTCTTAAAATCATTtctgaaatttcaaaatgtccCTTTAAAAGAGCAATGTATAGGGGTGATTTATGGTCAAATGTACTAAGATTGTTAATGCATTTGTGTTCTAATAATAGTTCTACTGTACTGTTGTATCCTAAATCTGAGGCAATATATAGAGGGTTCCAATGTTTGTGTTCCTTAACATTTACATTGCATTTACTCTCTAACAACAACTTAACAATATGACTAAACCCCATCCATGATGCAACATATAAAGCAGACATGTCATATTTGCTACAACAATCAAGATTACATTTGTTAACTATTAACATTTTAACTATGTCTATGTATCCTTTCCAGGAGGATATAATTAAAGGTGTTCTTCCATATTCATCGCAAACGTTTATATTCAAGTCCATATTTATTAACATATAGATCATATCGCTGTACCCTTTAAATGTCATTGTCAATAAAGGAGAAGACTCTTTGTTTGAATGCATTGCTATTGATCCTGCTAGTTCGGTTGTATTCATTTCAAACCATGAAATAAGTTTTGTCCGGAATGGCTGGTATTGTAACTGATGATTCAAAAATACGTTTTCGACATTACCGTTTTTTATATCTGTGCACAAGCGTTCAAAATAGTCTCCTTCCATTTCAGCAGATACGAtgatcatattttcttttttaggcGCTCCTGtggatttaatttgaaaacgatcACGTATTACATCTGAATGAGCATACTCTAGAACGAGATCAAACATGTACTGCCCAAAAAAGGAAATCATGATATCAAAGATTTTATCATGAActactttgtactttttttcagtttcaatGACGTAAGACTGCATTAAAAACTCTAATTGTTGTTTCACTATcttgaaagaaaaaacataGGGTATTTTGAACTCTTTTGACAAATCCTGTAAAACGTTTCTGATTTCAGACTTTCGGCATAAACGCTCTTTTGCTAAACAGTTGTTGTAAATTACAAATAAGAATAATGTAGCTATAGTTGTTTGGTCACTCAGCATCATCATATGATATAAGTCCTGTCGAATAAAATCAACAGGGTGGGAATACAATTTTTCTATATCTGCTGGTGTTTTGTTAGAGGAGAGCTTGCATAGGAGAGGGAAAAAATCGTACTTATCAAAGTTTTCCGTTAGCCTGAGGGAAGCAACCACATCTTTAGGAAGGTATTTCCCTGCCATAAGGACCCTTTCATCAACAGTTAATTTGAATTCATATGACAACAAGTTACAAGTAGTTCTGAAAATGATATCATCgtctttttcaatttgattatatatgtatgttctaCAGGATGAAAAAATCTTAACagttttgtttcgcaagatcgTGTTAATATCTTTTGACAGTCTCGACCAAGTTTCTTTTTTCGTCTGTTCTAACATATATTTTCCATAAACATCATCGAAGACAAAAATCTGTTTCCTATCAGGGTTAAAATAAGTTCTCATATCCCTGGGATCATGACTATCAATAATGTCGTAATCTTGAAAAAGATGCAATTGTAGTGCAAGATGATGCACAGCAGTTGATTTTCCGCAGCCGGGAGATCCAATCACTGCTATGGTATCTGCAGTTGTGGCAAGTTCTTTCAGATGTTGAATAGCTGATATTTCTACCACTTGCTTATCCAGTTTCTTCCATTCATCAATTATATTGTCAAGTAAATCTTCAAAATAAgacaaataattataacatgtttaaaaatatcttaCCTCATGATTTAAGATTCAATATAGGAATTATTTGGTCGAGCTAAAACTcagaattttaaataattagtcatcaaaggtaccaggattaaaattaagtacgacagacgcgcgtttcgtctacataagactcattagtgacgctcaaataaaaatatttataaagccaaacaaatagaAAGTTGAGGAAACAAAATTCCATAAAggtttgccaaatacggctaaggtaatctatgcctggtaagagaaaatctttagtttttcgaaaaaaatcaaagttttgtaaacaggaaatttatttaatgaccacattattgataataaatgtGTCAGCTATTAAAGAGCAGACCATTTTctgccaaataaaataaaaactcttTTCCTCATTatctatcttttttattttttcagcgATTAGTTGTCAAGCATCTCTTAAAATatgaccaataaaaaaaaatgctgacaaaatttcaattaaatgttatCTTTTCCTTCCTTAAATAGCAAACAACGAGTACAAAtgtttgtataatttttggTGTACAACTTTTTACTTGAATTTTAATCAGTATCGTCACGAACATTGCTTTAATGTTGATTGTTTTCCCgacttttcataaaaaagagTGACTTTTTGTTCTCTCCTCAGCGGTGTCGGCACTTGTAAGATTATGTAAGCATTTTTTTGGTAGAACTTAACCTTCCGAATAGAAATTAATTAATCGACACTGAAAAAGTAGACTATATTTATCAACATTAAATTAAACGCAAATTAAACACTTATGTAAAGCAGTTTTTTGCTTCCTAACCATTTCTCCCTGAAAACATCTTTGTAACCAACGTGATCAACAAATTTATAATGAAGTTATGAATGTTAACAACATGAATAAAGATTTACATGAGCCTGTATCATTTTCCTGACAATTGCCAATGACATATTTGGTGatcaaacatgtatatatttgtgaCAGcttgagaaaaatttaacattgCACGATAAAATTTATGAAGGCCATTACATGCACTTCAATTTCTGTAATGTAAGCTAAGTGACCATCATacacttttaataaaaacagGAACGGATTTATGgaagcaaaaacaaaatcgcTCTTAATATCCTTTAGGCATCTTCTGTTCTTCCGATCAGTTGTGCtagtcataattttttttaaatttattatgttcattattttaaaattagtagGAAAAATCgatcacaaaaaaataagcaaacGTGTCTTATAGTTTTCGcagaaattaagaataaatatactttatataattgaaTAGTTTGTTCCTGACAGATATTTTGTCACTGTTATAAATTTCATgataaaaaatgatttcactacaaactgctcagtctgaataaactcatcatagataccaggactaaatttagtatatacgccagacgaaAAGACAATATTTTGTGCTCGACCATTAAAGTCGAACACATATTTTAATCGACTAGACTCGACATTATCTCGACAGTACTTAATTGTACTTAACTGTACCCAAATTTGGTCTCCCTTATAAGTCTGATTCAGTACTTGATGATCTTGGTATAATCTTTAATGATCTCGACCAAGTCTCGGACAGTCTCGACTTAGTCTTGACCAGTCTCGACCAGTCTTGACCTGTCTCGATCTGTTTCGACTAGTCTTGAACTTCAAGTTAAGTCTTGATTGGTTGAATCAGCAAATcgaacttttataaaaaataaaataaagttgacTACCTAAATTTTATCCGACGgaaaattctatatttttttacctattgATTAAATCTCTAAATTTGACAGCATTAAATCAAACTAACAAACAACCTGGCATTCTGTAAGACCAatgtttaattgaaaatccaaGTTTATTATTAGAAGTTACAGAAATTATTAAAGATGACCAtctgaattttaataaaaactgaaaattcttcctttttttttttttaccgaactACAAAATAACCTGAAATTGTGTAAGATCAATATCTAATTCAGTTACATGGGATGATTCAGACCAGTCAAGACTAAATTTGAAGGTCGAGACAGGTCAATACTGGTCGACACTTGGGCGAGACTATACTTAGATCATCAAGTACTGAATCAGACTTattaagtaaagtcgagaccAAAGTCGGGTACAGTTAAGTACAGGTATGTACTGTCAAGTCTAGTCGAGTAAAATCTGTGCTCGACTTTGCTGGTCGTGCACAAAATATGGTATTTTCAAACTCTAAGCAGTTTATAGTGCTggtatttttacacttttttttcgGTCATGTTCGTCTTGataaacgaaaaaaatacattcaagACATTGCGAATCAATTCTTGTCTAGGTTTAAACTATTCAGATTTTTTCAGTagtaaagaaataacaaatcGTTGAAATTTAAGTGAAGACGGACGACAGATGACGGACATCAACTGATAGCAAAAGCTTATACTggtatttttcatttacttactttttttcaatttcgtttctttcattatttataatttccAACCCATATATATTATGCACAGTGCATGAATGCACGAAATACAAACCATCGTTAGACAAATTTACAAACCTTGAAATCCTTTTGAAATTGGATTGATTGACCTTTCATTATTTCTGAACTCATTCAATATTTCCATATCATTTTTGTCTAGTCTGGAAACTTTCAGGTCATTACAAATTTGTTGAAAGTCGATACCGCCTAGACGTACAACAGCCTGTAAAATAATTTCCTTCTGTATGTCAAAGTGTATGATTTAAAGGTGACCTTGATAGTTGATTTCCGTCACTTCAAACGAGAAAAGGGAGAGAGGTGGTCCTCTTAATAGTCAACAGTTATCTTTAGCAATTTAACCCAGATGTTGCGATTTAGAAAAAGCTCGTGACCAGGTGAGTTCGACTGCgaaataatttaacaatgatTGATAGTTTCCTGGTGAAAGTAGTTTAAAGCGACGGTAGCTGAAAGTGACGTAAAAATTAGCCTAACACCTTTGGGCCGTCGTTTAACTATTTAGGAGATTAATAGTAGCTTGAGTTATAAACGCTTCCTATCTTGACATTAATCGTCATTGAGATGGTTATAATtatgaattaactgttttataaaacttaaaatattttgaaattcttaGGATGTTTTACCTGATGAATGGATTACCTTGGCTGTCTTTTGCCAAAACTGCCCGAATTTTATGTTCACAGTGTTATTCAACTTCGTACTGGATATGGTTTTGTTAACGTTGTTGATTCGattgtcactgatgagtatttatATACGAAACGCGCATCAGGTGTATAATATTTAAAGCTTGATGTCTTAGATCTACTAATTTACAATAAGTCTTGAacctttgatgagtttatcttcCTTGAGAAGGGATCGTACCTTctatgtcaaatataaaaaaatagcgGATTGTTTTTGCAACGATCTCAACTTTTGTGGATGATGATAATGGACCTTGATTTACCTAGTTTAGGTGAAAAGGTCAAGGTGATTATAATTTTGACGCTTTTCAAGATCACAAGTCAATGATGTCAATTTTGAAGACTCTAGGTTTCTATGACTTTCCAAGCAATGGTCATTCATGACATTTCGGTACCTTCGATGGGTATTATCTCCTTTAGTGTAGAGTTGTCGAttattgtttaaagaaaaatgtaaaaaaaaaacactatgtctgaaatggaaagttcatgGTAACCTTTCATATTGGTCTTTgtcaaagtttttttcctattCAGTTCCAACGTTAAGTCTCTATAACTTgtgttatttgaaattttaacgtTTTTTGGAGTGGGTTTCATACTTCGTGACGTTTTCTCCAGTTAAAATTCGTCAAATTGATTGCGATTAACATGAATGAACATTTCAACATGACCCCctctccaaaaaaaataaaaataaaaaatttccacCATTCGAGTTTCATCCAGCGAAAATAGAAGTCgtctatttttctttcattcagATGACCTGTTTCAATACAGTGGAAAGTTTGAAACATAGAACGATATTTTTTAGCATTTTTCaagaagcttttttttttatttttgtatatatataacaattaacCAGACGTCATGtgtctgttgttttaaaatcgACGCCATTTTGTATTCACTTCTACTGTGTTCCTGTATAAGCCTCCGCCGGTAAGAGCACCTCTGAATACAAAgtaagataactcaaatttgaTCCATTTTCTCATTGATACTGATAAGACCATACATAAGTAAGACTAAATCAAAATCTGTCTTCATCCTTCTAACTTTAGGACATGTAATTTTAGGTCTCTTGAGTCAAGGTTTATAGATAAGAATGTCTTATgagggggaaaagggggggtatCTACTTTGaatcctttatttttaatgccatttttctctattcttcagttattttgtcatttttataatttaatagtacaagaatcatgcaaataaaagaaatcaagaCCTACAAGCTCATTATTagtataccaaaagaaaaaagaagagaactTAGACTTTTTTACTAATATTTTAGGAGTTAAAAACGATGCACACAGAAAAGTCGCTAAAATTGTAACCCTTAAAAATCTAGTTGCGCGCTAAATCCCCCATggtgattttcaaaagttggcaggtctgcgaaactagtatctcaattgttgtaaaacaattgaaaggtctttcaaGTAAAAGTGATGCTTTTGTAATGTAATTTGTACGACCTTCGTTTGTAATTCGACAAGCAAACCTgctgaaacttttcgctttttacacttaatgatctcatccgcctacatttttgagattgGAAGTATGATATAAGTCACATGGAgaagatgagctttcatttgatatgcgacaacgcaaTGTTCTAGAAGTTTGAATTTTGCACTTAAAAACCCTCAaactcatttttagagaaaattttaaatgtacatatcttgacctttcatttgatatacaacaaccctatcttagaaaaaaatctatattttgctctcaatgaccccatccaaccattTTTTTGGGGACAACAAttggaaatttgaaattaatttacGCTTTAAGTTccttcatttgatatgcgacaatcttaccatctgagaatatttttttctctcactaaATGAAGCACCCTCCCCCCTGGGATGAAGAGGaggtttaacattttcatttttattagaGTTTATTaggaccttcaatttgatatatcagatgacccaatttgacaaagtgcaaataatgatgcaatatcaactatataaatagaagttatgaaactaacaaagtcaatgcaaaacttgaaaatttcaaattgaattttgggtgttttttttccatggaatgtttttggtatttggtcaaacatataactatgttaacctcttcaatttcttaaactttttaagtggtaagctcttgttgattcagaaatacacgcctccgctcgcaaaactttaaactgcattatctctaacacgacaatagatatctcaaatctgttaaatgataaatgatctacagttgaaggacaacattatagaaaaagaattgggacaattttaaagttcaccaaggtctcAATGAATCATCAAATATACTAGAACaaacccgtgatatcgcgggtccgtggctgaattaaagtatataactatgcgcaagccttattttagtatggACATCTGATAAAGttatgccgattataagatacacagttttctctgctttcaaatctttttgtttGAACCCGTCAAACTGGCACTtttcaattattggtaatattaattatttggaaaacaaaaggtcctggaatggagtatttcttaatcaacagcattgtcctatattagtgataaataaagttgaattctttgattcggtGTTTTACgacatgcccgctaacaaattgaaaactgtacctatacgccttatttttagtccagatttttagtattcgtattgttatcttagaaagtcttacttattttatactacaataggtaacaatttgacaattaagtagtgtgaaccctgtgattatgacccgtgtattcagtgtatcttataatcggcataactttatcagatgtcaatactaatactaaaataaggcttgcgcatagttatatacttcaattcagtcacggacccgcgatatcacgggtttGTTCTAGTATTAATcatgaatacaccgtttggtggtgcgcctgtcagatgcagaacatacagataaggtaacaggtaacaggtgaatatactattggtatcggtatcggaatCGACccggagtggtgtaatttttaatctacacttttttactatattagttatatataaagttgaattctttgattcgtcgtttttacgtgatgacggctgacaaattggacctcgtaattttagtattatagatgatgcaataccaaacttaagaaccggaagtcgtagagacatgaGACTAGCACCATTCAACTCAAGACCACTTAACCTTTCAACTATCACAAGGTCACGGTCATTttatactgtg from Mytilus trossulus isolate FHL-02 chromosome 8, PNRI_Mtr1.1.1.hap1, whole genome shotgun sequence includes the following:
- the LOC134681002 gene encoding uncharacterized protein LOC134681002, translated to MAVNKCSAKFLYNIKETQKAITEEEANFLRIINLMLRVAPQAVRVQFDHEFLPGGLQKVLNQNKFEVLNPLKAKRVINQKQWDLLFPRTGEASSDSFDLTLMVCLLRNLADIPIGDLLPLPLDVSLAADLFRMKHNRNLVAHSDTATLSNIEFQEMWTNISQAVVRLGGIDFQQICNDLKVSRLDKNDMEILNEFRNNERSINPISKGFQDLLDNIIDEWKKLDKQVVEISAIQHLKELATTADTIAVIGSPGCGKSTAVHHLALQLHLFQDYDIIDSHDPRDMRTYFNPDRKQIFVFDDVYGKYMLEQTKKETWSRLSKDINTILRNKTVKIFSSCRTYIYNQIEKDDDIIFRTTCNLLSYEFKLTVDERVLMAGKYLPKDVVASLRLTENFDKYDFFPLLCKLSSNKTPADIEKLYSHPVDFIRQDLYHMMMLSDQTTIATLFLFVIYNNCLAKERLCRKSEIRNVLQDLSKEFKIPYVFSFKIVKQQLEFLMQSYVIETEKKYKVVHDKIFDIMISFFGQYMFDLVLEYAHSDVIRDRFQIKSTGAPKKENMIIVSAEMEGDYFERLCTDIKNGNVENVFLNHQLQYQPFRTKLISWFEMNTTELAGSIAMHSNKESSPLLTMTFKGYSDMIYMLINMDLNINVCDEYGRTPLIISSWKGYIDIVKMLIVNKCNLDCCSKYDMSALYVASWMGFSHIVKLLLESKCNVNVKEHKHWNPLYIASDLGYNSTVELLLEHKCINNLSTFDHKSPLYIALLKGHFEISEMILRPICCSDTCNKYTKSTLSIVLHKFHVRIFNCFVELFNDKNTFYIAEYFRGGNIKVDVVSLLLLHKWNVNSCDDILREYKLSFLIAISYEDEDVVSLLLRDKINARYFCQDENSPLIMCLENVNILKMLLEKDFHYIHKSDDQLLCTAALKGLEKSAKLLLQYNFNPNRCNRFGESPLYLASKNDNVEIVKLFLQNGADLNLGNKYDQSPLHMAAQYDRIETAQLLLANCFDINVCNNRRETPLHVATSYGSKKVVELLLSKGCNPGLFNDKSETPLYIATTKGDVEIVKLLLKNKCDPDVQSATHISWNALKLCEFHDHDRKTVDPDLRGGMANILFGEKTKEISVRGNSAEFPPIYIASKLGHTEIVRALLDHKCDPNINFEGHTALLIASAKGHEEVVRILLDYGSNPHFCNQHYESPLYVASSYGNTEIVKLLLHHKLNHWCYEMETVEDIVKTIFKKSALDTATKKGHEDIVKLLLGYKNRQLENECPLYGTIIGGKVPMLYTEKVCISQSRNKIQD